The stretch of DNA GCAGCCAGTTGGGCAAAGGTCATTCTGTTGGTGAGATGCCAGGCGGCAGCCTGGGCAGCCTGTGGATTGACCCGCGGATCATTCACGTATGTCAGAAGTTCCCGAAGCAGAGGATCTGTCGAAAAACGTTCGACTGGAACCAGGGTGTATTTGCTTTTGGGTGACGGTTCGGGCTTGCCGTGCTCCAGGCAGACGCTTTTCATTGGGATCGAGGCAATTTTCTCAGCGGGGATCGAGAAGATACCGGGCTGCTGCCCACCGCCAAAACCCTGTCCACCGCCAATGCCACCCTGCTGGCCACCAAGACCACCACCACCAGCCTGTTGGCCGCCACCCTGCTGGCCGCCCAATCCACCCTGTCCACCGCCAATGCCACCACCGCCGAAACCAGCACCACCACCAAACTGGGCATGAATACTGACCATGACGACGGCATTCGGAACTTTAACGTTCAATGGCTCCGTTGTTTTATTCTCAATGAGGACGTTCGCGCCCATGGCATTCATGGGGATGACTCGCACTCCCACTTCCCCACGCTCCATGGCCTCAAAGAGTTCCACTTCTTTGGCGGATGGATCATAGGTCAATTTCGTCAATGGACGCTGATTGACCTTCTTGACGGGCTTGGCCGGAGCTTTGACTTCCGATTCGTCAGCAGCAGGAACGGCACCTGCCATCACGGTAAACGCCAGGCATGTTGAGAAAAAAGCTTTTGAACCCTGTGCCCGCATGAGTTTGGAGAGGGATCTGAGCATGGTTGAATTCCAGCTGAATGAATTGAACATTGAAGAAAACCTTCGTGATGACGGTTTTCATCGGGTGGGAGTTTGCTACCTTCAGGCTAATTATGTTACGCGGCAGTTCGCAACAAAAACTTGCGAATCCGCCTGAAAATTCTGTCCAGCCCAGGTTTTGGCACGCGAGATCGCCACAATTGATTCGATGGACAGTTTCAATCGCCCGTTTACTGAATCGTCATCGGCGGCTCCCCGTGTGTCAGGCGAGCTTCATCATTTACGGAAATTGGTTTTCGAGCGACTTTTGCAACCAGGCCACGGCAACTGATGAATTCGTTAAGGCTTGAAACGCCTCATCGTCTGCAGAGTGTAGGTAGAGCTCGCGGGATTCCTCCAATCGATATCTCCGGACTGATCGATCGGAAAGAGTTGCAGATTTTGACGGCTTCCAGCCATTTCGACTCCGACAATCGATACATTCGGAAAAGTCTTCCGGACAGTTGGCTTCGGAATGCTGATCTCTCGGCGTATTGGAACAACCGTGAGCCGATTCTCTTAGGTGCAGAGTCAGTAGTGTTTTGAAAACAGATGGATCCCAGATGAGGGAAGGGGGAGATCATCATGTCATTTGCTTCCCGGCAGCATTCCCCATTACTGGCAGTTGTCGCCGGTCTGATGATGGCCTGGTCGAACAACCTCTGTGGCTGCGCGATGCTTCGATCATCGTCAGCTGTGCCACAAGAAAAGGTCACTCATACGACAGCGTCTGAAGACAGTTCAGTCACACAATCGACCTTGAAACTTGAGTCAGAAGCTAAAACCGCCAAGTCTTCGGCGTTTTCGTCTTCCAAGAGAGTGGCGCTGACTTATGTGGCCCACATGCCCGAAGGGGGCGTCTTTATCAGTAATTCTGCGATTCAACAGGCGGGCGGCAACGACGAAAACACTGCAGATCTTGTCGGTCAGCAATGGGCCATGGCGGAACTTCGGATTGACTTGCCACATCCAGATGGGCGGACGGATGTTGGCAGGGCGACAGTTGAGCTCAAGCCTCTTTCGTGCGGAGAACGCTGCGATTCGAAATCGCTTTCGGAAGTTCGAAGTGATCGGCAAAGTGAGCGGCAATCCAGATACTCGATGTGGGTGAATCGTTGGTTGTGGCGGGCGAAACCACAAGGCGTGGAACTTCCGCCTAATGCAGTGGCCACGCTCGACCTTCCCCGAAGTGAAATTGAACAAATTCTGACTCATCTGGAAAAACAGGGACACTTCCGCAGGAATGCTGAGAATCAGGGCCCCGCTCGGCTGGATGTCTTGTGCAATCAGCGGAAGATCACTCATGCCTGCGGGTATGACGAAGTTCTGGACAAACTCGTCTGCGAAGTCTGGGCTCGTGGGCATCAGGAACTGGCAACGAGACGACGTGAGCAGCAGGAATTGCAACTGACGGGCTACGAAGTGGAGAAACCCGCAAGAACTGCGGCCAGATCGACGGAACCTCGGCTCCAAAGATAACAGCTGTTACGAAGTTTCCTGTTGTAGCGACTGATGGCCCGCCGATATCTCGTGTGCTAACGGTTCGTTGGCTGTTCACTGCCAGAATGTCTAACGACGTGGTCTGTGGACAGAAAGTTTCGAGCTGGAATTCAGAAACCAACCATGTTGAGGGGACAGGTGGGCTATCGAAGGCTGTGGGGACATGCCGCCGACTGCACTGAATTCGATCATCAGACTCTCGAACCAGATTATTTCACATTTCGATGGATACAGCCGACGAGGTTGCGACAGCAACGAGATGCTTCGTTTCGGCAGCCAACCTGGAGTACGATCATGCTGCGTTCGTGGATGATGTCCGGCTTGTTTGTTGCATGCCTCGCCGCATGCCTGACAACCGAAGCCAAGGCCGCTGGGGAAGGTCAACCCACCGACTGGAACCGTTTCTATTATTACCCATACGTGTACTATCCCCATAACTTCCAGGCACCGGTGGAATACAATCACATGTATTACCGGTACCCACAGGAACGGCAGATTCCCGTTTACCGGAAGGACTGGCATAACTTTTATCCGTCACCACGTCCTTACCACATGGGTCACCACTTTGTGCTGGATGTGTTCTAAGTCGTTGTAGTTTGAGACTTAGCGGCTGATCGTTCGAAAAAATTCAGTTTGCTGAAACGGATTCACGCAGAGCACTGCGCTGGATCCGTTTTGTTTTTGAGCAGGTGTCTGGTGATCGCTTGGCTTCCAGGTCAAAAATGGCTGAATGCCCGTTTTCGGTTATCAGAAAGCAACGGCTGCCAACAGCATGACGAGGGACATTGGACGAATCGTCACAAGATCATTCTTTCCGAAGATTCGAACAGTCGTTGTGATTCAGAAGCACCAAGTGCCGAACTGATCACGGGTAAACCAGCCGGAACGGTTGACCCTTCGATCGGGCAAGATTAAAGTCCTGTGGATGGAAGAGTTTTCTTCCATCATGCACCCCTAGCTCAACTGGATAGAGCATCGGTCTACGGAACCGAAGGTTGGTGGTTCGAACCCACCGGGGTGCATTTTTCGTAAGTCCTGCCGATATTTGTGGTTAGAGTGCCAACTTTTCTTTGGCCTAGCTGGTAAGTCCCACTGGCAGTGTGGCACGAAACTCTTCGGAATGATTTTGGGCTGATCCAATGTTTGAAGTTTCGAGGAGGCCCCGATCTCGAGTTAGATTCTCTGAGTTCATCATTCCTCACCACAGAGCTGGTTCACTCTCGTGGCCATGTCGTCTGGATGAGCTGACAAATTGTTGATTTCGGTCAGGCTGCCGGAGTCCAGTTGGGAAGGTTGACTCGGCTCATTCAGGCCCCGAATTCTTTTCTGTTGAAGGCGTCTGCCGTACAGATTCAGGCGATGACTTTGTGTTCTGAGTCGCGCGCAGAAGGCGCGTGATTTTCGCGCGACCGCGCAGAATTGATTCTATGCGCGGCTCTCACATACGCATCCCAGATTTCAAGTGTGCGTTGATGGTTTGTGAAGCATGCTTGCCCGAAGCCGCAAGCATGGCACAGCTCCAGTTCAAATCTGAAAACTGTCTTTCATGGGGACATAAAAACATAGGGTGATCAGCCGTTGAATGCTGATCACCCTCTCTGTGTTCATCAAGTTGCCGCTGCGAACTTCAGAAATTGAATCTTGCGGAGTAACTCGACTTAATGCTGATTAGAACTCGCTGCTGTTGAGAGTCGTTTCACCGTATTGCTGGCCGTTTGAGGTGAGCAGCTTCAGGTAGACCCGCTGATCAATGGTGTCAGAAATCGATCGGCCAGCGCCACTGACCATGACCACGTTAATGCTGCCACCATGATTGGAACTGGGACGAGGAGCCTTGCGTGTGTTGTCAACAACAGGAGCCCCCGGACGTGAATCACCAACTGGTGTGCTGGTTGCAGCCACCATGGAACCCACACCAAATGGAGCAGCTCCTTGATCGAAGGTGGGGGATGTGGTGGCAGCCCAGCCGGTGCTTCCCACTTTCGCGGCGAAACCCAGATCCCAGGTGTTGCCTGAAGCCCAGTTATCAGTGTTGAGGTTCTCGGCAATCATCATGGTATTCTCTGTGCCATCGCCAGTACCGACGAAATCCAGAGTCATATCGGTATCGCGCCAGATGACCCCGGTTGATTTACCCATGTTGCGATCATTCGTACTGGCCGTGGTCGCATCAGCATCCGCCCAGCTGATCGAAGCCGAACTGTGTCCACCGGCTGGATCGTTGGTGTTATCAGTAACCAAACCCCAGTTTTCATCTGAGGCGATTCCGGCGTTCACCACATAAGAGAGGCCGAGAGCCTTGCGGTGGTTGGTAAGGTCATCGGGGCAGGTAAAGAAAGGCAACCAGATGCGTTCATTGGTGCTGAGAACAGCATAAGGCCCGCCTGAACCCGTGAACTTCGCTGAGCGACTCTGAATGGAGCGATAGAGAGCAGCGTTGTCGAGGACTGGGAGGAGTTGCATGGTCCAACCGACTCGCAACGTGTGCTGCTCAGTCGGAGTCAGTGCCGTGAACGTTGACTGGTCGGCAGTTGTGAAGGTAGTCGTGACGGTCTGATCTTCTGCCAGACGTGGGAGCTTGCCGGCGCGGCCTGAGGCGAAGTTGTGCATCGCGATGCCGAGGTTTTTCATGTTGTTGAGACATTCCAGCTTGCGCGCTGCGCGGCGGGCACCTTGAACAGCCGGAGCGATCAGCGAGATCAGAGTGGTGATGATGGCAATCACCACGAGGAGTTCAATCAGCGTAAATCCGGGGCGAGCGGCGCCACCAGAACGAAAACAGGTGGGGCGAAGGGCTTTCATTGACAGGTCTCCACTTTCTGATCTGCTAGAACTGGGTGATGGTTCGGGTTGATAGGCTTGATGGACCGAGGCTTTCCAGGTTCTTCCAAAGTTTCAGTCTGCATGCCAGTGAGCGGAATCATCCACTACCAATGGCTTGCCGTGGATACTTTGGTGGAACCTCTGGAAAATCTCTGAATCATGACGACAGGTGAGTTTCAAGACATTCTGCACGATCGTGCCAGAATGCCTCAGACTGCTCAACAAATTATGTGGTTTCCACGATCAGGTGTCGATCTGAAAAGGCTTGCCTTAGAAGATTTTACACCGACTTTCTCGCCATCGCTGCAACTTGCTGCAAACTGTTCGGGAAAGCCGCATCACCTGTTGAAGTTCGCCACAATCTGTCCTTTCCTGTCTCACATTCCCACTGAATTGCAGGTTATGTGCCAATCTCCGGGCAAATTCTTGAGCGAACGACCATCCGACGATCACCCTCATCTCCGCCGGCGCAATCGTTGCAACCGGTAAAATCCTGTTGAACTCCGCGATGTGGAATTTCTCGGGCGCTGACGAATGCAGGAATCTTGCCCTCTTGACAATTCGCAGAGCCTCGACTTGTGACGTGAATCGAGCAGATTGTGACCTGAGAAGAATTGAATCCCGTGGCATTGAGAGTCGTGAAATTGGAGTGTGGCCACTTATACGAAATCATTCGTCTGGGCCGGCCGCGTGAAGACCTCGTCCTTCAGCAGTTCCCCCAACTCCAAAACAGACTGAAATTCCTCCGCCGGTAGCGATCTTTGGCAAAAT from Planctopirus ephydatiae encodes:
- a CDS encoding DUF1559 family PulG-like putative transporter produces the protein MKALRPTCFRSGGAARPGFTLIELLVVIAIITTLISLIAPAVQGARRAARKLECLNNMKNLGIAMHNFASGRAGKLPRLAEDQTVTTTFTTADQSTFTALTPTEQHTLRVGWTMQLLPVLDNAALYRSIQSRSAKFTGSGGPYAVLSTNERIWLPFFTCPDDLTNHRKALGLSYVVNAGIASDENWGLVTDNTNDPAGGHSSASISWADADATTASTNDRNMGKSTGVIWRDTDMTLDFVGTGDGTENTMMIAENLNTDNWASGNTWDLGFAAKVGSTGWAATTSPTFDQGAAPFGVGSMVAATSTPVGDSRPGAPVVDNTRKAPRPSSNHGGSINVVMVSGAGRSISDTIDQRVYLKLLTSNGQQYGETTLNSSEF